Part of the Pieris rapae chromosome 14, ilPieRapa1.1, whole genome shotgun sequence genome is shown below.
caaaacaatatttacagtAGATCCTACAAATAAGGCTATACAGCCTATGTTAGGCCGCTTACATGCAATTGTTGAACAAAGAGCAAGAACCGCCGCTCAAACCAGTAACAAGGTTGACCAAATGTTCAAGTTGGCCTTTGAATTTACTGCTGATACTGATAAGCGTGAAAAGGCAATGACTAATCTTCTAGTTCTATCTAAAGAAAATGCAGCTGCTGAAGTTATGTTGAAAAATGGTAtcattcataaaatacaacaattaattaaaaatgaaaaacatcctgaaatatacataaattcaaTCCGTGTCATTAGCCAGCTATGTAAAGGTAATGTGCAGAGAACAATTAGTGTAATTAATGTAGTTGGTGTGCCTTGGTTCTTAGAAATAATTGATAGTGACAAAGAAGAAATTGTAAATGCAGCCCAGTACTGTCTTCAGACCATACTGAACACATTTTCTGGGATGGATAGTAAAAAGGAAACAAAACCtgataaaaaattgtgtgaAGAACATAAATCTTCAATAGACACCCTACTTACTTGCTTAACTTATTCCATAACTAATAGAGTTATCACTGGTCTAGCAAGAGATGCTATTATAGAGTTAGTAATGAGAAATTGTCATTATACTGCTCTTAATTGGTCTGaaagatttattgaaataagagGCTTACAGCGATTACTAGAGGTATGTAGTGAGTTAGAAGAGTACAAATATGAATCAGCTATGAATATAACTCCATCATCAAGGACAATTGCTGCAGCTTGCCTTGCCAAGATATATGAAAACATGTATTATGATGAAGCtagagaaaaatttaatgaacaaGTTGatgattttgttaaaaacaaaCTCCTGACACCAGACCTTGAGTCCAAAGTCCGTGTCACTGTTGCTATCACATCACTGCTAAGAGGACCTCTTGATGTTGGGAATTATGTTATATCAAAGGAGGGAATCATAGAAATGATTTTAGTTATGGCTCAAACTGATGATCCATTACAGCAAAAAACTGCTTGTGAATGCCTTATTGCTGCTGCATCTAAAAAAGATAAAGCAAAAGCTATTATTACCAAAGGTGTtgatatcttaaaaaaattatatacttgtaAAAATGATGCCGTTAGAGTCAGAGCTCTGGTTGGCTTATGCAAAATTGGTAGTTTTGGTGGAGATGATGCATCTATTCGTCCATTTGCAGATGGTTCAACTACAAAATTAGCAGATGCCTGTAGAAAGTTTCTTATTAACCCAGCTAAAGATAAAGATATGAGAAAATGGGCAGCTGAAGGCCTTTCATACCTTACTTTAGATGCAGATGTAAAGGAGAAATTAGTCGAAGATAAAGCTGCTCTGAATTCACTTATAGAGCTTGCAAAAACCGGTGATCAGTCTTGTCTTTACGGTGTTGTTACAACACTGGTCAATTTGTGTAATGCATATgaaaaacaagaaataatGCCTGAAATGCTTGAGCTAGCGAAATTTGCAAAGCATCATATCCCAGAACAACATGAATTAGATGACCCTGactttgttaataaaagattaaCCATATTATGTAAAGCAGGTGTGACTTCAGGTTTAGTTGCCTTAGCTAAAACTGAAAGTCATAATTCAAGAGAGTTAATTGCTAGAGTGTTTAATGCTATTTGTAGTCTACAAGACTTGAGGGGTATAGTAGTACAACAAGGAGGAGCAAAAGTATTGATTCCAATGGCCTTAGAGGGGACAAATACTGGTAAGAAACAGGCTGCTCAAGCCTTAGCACGTATTGgaataacaataaatccaGAAGTTGCATACCCTGGACAGAGAAATTTAGAAGTAGTCAGACCATTATTAGCATTATTACATCCCGATTGCACTGCTTTAGAAAATTTTGAGGCACTTATGGCTTTGTGTAACTTAGCTGGAATGAATGAAACAACTCGAAATAGAATACTTAAGGAAGGGGgattatctaaaattgaaaactatATGTATGAGGATCATGTTATGTTGCAAAGAGCTGCAACacaatgtatatgtaatttagTGCAGTCAGAAGAAGTGATAAAAACCTTTGAGGGTAATAATGATAAGACAAAGTTCTTAACTCTACTTTGCCAGGAGGAAGATATAGATACGGTCATGGCTGCCTCAGGCGCTTTATGTGTATTGACCTCtgcaaataaaacatgttGCAGAAAAATTCTTGACCTTGATTCATGGTTAGAATCCTTAAGATGTTTATTAGCAAACcctaataaagaaatacaatacAGAGGAACCTATCTTTTGTACAACATTGTTAAGGAAGATATTGATATGGCTGCCAGGGTATTTGAGACTGATGTTATGGAAATATTAATGGCAATAACAAAGCTAGATGACCAGGAATGCAAAAGAGCAAAGGAATGTGCTCAAAAATGTCTAAATGCAGCGGAAGAATTAGGTGTGATTCGAAAGCCAGATGACAAGTTGCctcaataaaatcataaaataatatttatttaatttaagatagatgtataagaaataatttattacgaaaTTAACTGTTATTctgaaagtaaaaattaatactaacagtatttgtattttttagatattaaattttttttgtttgattatatttttatttgacttttaTACATTGACCCATAAAAAGACCATGCTCGATTTTAGAATACACGACATGCAcacttgaaaaaaatatttcttcttaatttgtttttggCTCTAgcacggtttgtgcattagccagcgtcaagtatgggataatttgttgttttaattatttacagtttatgcataataaaaacttaggAAACCAATCgtgacataatataaataattgaaagcgcattaaatatacaaaaaatcataataattacataagggaataaaaaaatcaaaattatagtttaatgttattgtttacaataaacatacttataatactatatacaagGGGATTTAAATATcgaggtaaataaatattggtaggaAGGGGAACAGTCAGAGACTATAAAGTCATTCTtccttatatactatatagtatataaggaAGAATGGTCATACTTAggacaagaaaagaaaacatgatTCAAGTCAGAATAGCTCTCGTCTCGCCACACTTACACGCGGTACTAGTTATAATACCGAGTTTGTGCAAATGAGCTTGAAGGCTATTATGTACCAGACGCAAAcggattataatttatagtgGAAGTGGCAGTTTTACCAAACGACAATTTGGCAAACCACGGCTTCCTGGGAACGGAGTCTGTATAGCATAGGATTAGGAATTTCTTAAACCATTAAATGTTTATGCGGTCAAAAGTCAAAACGgtactaacataaataaaattctctatGATTGACATTTAGAGATATTTAAAACTGGTTGTATGCATCTAACTGTTCTGGCCATGGATTATTTGTACAGTAATatgaagttttataattactaagaTAAcgcatttttgtatatataactgaaataaaaaaaatattatttactataatctttatttttatcctGTACTAGATAGAACTTGAAAATGTGCGTCTGTGGCAGAAAGTGACAC
Proteins encoded:
- the LOC110991453 gene encoding protein unc-45 homolog B, which translates into the protein MDQVEEAENYKNKGNDAFKSEDYELALSLYTKAINIATKDSRDMATYLKNRAAAYLKVKEYEKTIKDCNEALDIIPEDPKALFRRAQAFEYLQRFEEAYRDAKTIFTVDPTNKAIQPMLGRLHAIVEQRARTAAQTSNKVDQMFKLAFEFTADTDKREKAMTNLLVLSKENAAAEVMLKNGIIHKIQQLIKNEKHPEIYINSIRVISQLCKGNVQRTISVINVVGVPWFLEIIDSDKEEIVNAAQYCLQTILNTFSGMDSKKETKPDKKLCEEHKSSIDTLLTCLTYSITNRVITGLARDAIIELVMRNCHYTALNWSERFIEIRGLQRLLEVCSELEEYKYESAMNITPSSRTIAAACLAKIYENMYYDEAREKFNEQVDDFVKNKLLTPDLESKVRVTVAITSLLRGPLDVGNYVISKEGIIEMILVMAQTDDPLQQKTACECLIAAASKKDKAKAIITKGVDILKKLYTCKNDAVRVRALVGLCKIGSFGGDDASIRPFADGSTTKLADACRKFLINPAKDKDMRKWAAEGLSYLTLDADVKEKLVEDKAALNSLIELAKTGDQSCLYGVVTTLVNLCNAYEKQEIMPEMLELAKFAKHHIPEQHELDDPDFVNKRLTILCKAGVTSGLVALAKTESHNSRELIARVFNAICSLQDLRGIVVQQGGAKVLIPMALEGTNTGKKQAAQALARIGITINPEVAYPGQRNLEVVRPLLALLHPDCTALENFEALMALCNLAGMNETTRNRILKEGGLSKIENYMYEDHVMLQRAATQCICNLVQSEEVIKTFEGNNDKTKFLTLLCQEEDIDTVMAASGALCVLTSANKTCCRKILDLDSWLESLRCLLANPNKEIQYRGTYLLYNIVKEDIDMAARVFETDVMEILMAITKLDDQECKRAKECAQKCLNAAEELGVIRKPDDKLPQ